A genomic window from Cucumis melo cultivar AY chromosome 8, USDA_Cmelo_AY_1.0, whole genome shotgun sequence includes:
- the LOC107990453 gene encoding WAT1-related protein At5g64700-like: MASLSKGDVLIIFMQAILGSTFGWNAYGVGVKYTSATLGAAAFNCIPVTTFLFALILRVEKVNIRKASGKAKVGGIMLCIVGVAVITFYKGPYLKPAWVLRSCPSPLVVTFGQTFSSAIQSFVVAIAIERNPSQWKLAWNISLAAILYCGVFVVSIGNYLSSWVVKKKGPVFQAVTTPFNLIITLIGSEFLLKDGISLGSTIGALLLVLSLYSVLWGKKKEASCHDASNNNISSVPMERKTLNNI; the protein is encoded by the exons ATGGCTAGTTTATCAAAAGGAGATGTGTTGATAATTTTCATGCAAGCCATTTTGGG GTCTACATTTGGTTGGAATGCTTATGGGGTAGGGGTTAAGTATACATCAGCAACTTTAGGAGCTGCAGCCTTCAATTGTATTCCTGTCACCACTTTCTTATTTGCTCTTATTTTAAG GGTGGAGAAAGTAAACATAAGGAAAGCAAGTGGAAAGGCAAAGGTTGGAGGCATAATGTTGTGCATTGTTGGTGTTGCAGTTATTACATTTTACAAAGGCCCTTATTTGAAACCG gCTTGGGTTCTGAGAAGTTGTCCATCTCCACTTGTAGTAACCTTTGGACAAACATTTTCAAGTGCCATTCAGTCATTTGTTGTGGCTATTGCAATTGAAAGAAACCCTTCTCAATGGAAGCTGGCTTGGAACATTTCTCTTGCTGCTATTCTTTATTGC GGAGTTTTTGTAGTTTCCATTGGAAACTATTTGTCAAGCTGGGTGGTTAAAAAGAAGGGTCCAGTTTTCCAAGCTGTTACCACACCCTTCAATCTCATCATCACACTCATTGGTTCAGAATTTCTTTTAAAGGATGGAATTAGCTTGGGAAG TACCATCGGGGCACTATTGCTAGTTTTGAGTCTTTATAGTGTTTTATGGGGAAAAAAGAAGGAAGCAAGTTGTCATGATGCATCAAACAACAACATTAGTTCTGTTCCAATGGAAAGGAAAACATTAAAtaacatttaa
- the LOC103485248 gene encoding uncharacterized protein LOC103485248, whose amino-acid sequence MADIETQIRQHPSISKETALQALNTIIQLHFEKTLEKKRAIDLQKKELHKLFQLFFIFLALIFLTQSLSPRLECRHCWIPIALLSVSHLSFYVSVAQTLRCINGFKYQRRCHKLTLGFATERLREMKMKISAAVDGGFDGGVTDEEFEIHYQEPPESYLGKFKRNWALHFGFLIFIYLFMISSSVVLLCS is encoded by the coding sequence ATGGCGGATATTGAAACCCAGATTCGGCAACACCCATCAATCTCCAAAGAAACAGCTCTCCAAGCTCTCAACACCATAATCCAACTCCATTTCGAGAAGACCCTCGAGAAGAAACGCGCCATAGATCTCCAAAAGAAAGAGCTTCACAAGCTTTTCCAGCTCTTCTTCATATTCCTCGCTCTCATTTTCCTGACCCAATCTCTTTCCCCTCGCCTCGAATGCCGCCATTGCTGGATCCCCATTGCTCTTCTCTCCGTTTCCCATCTCAGTTTCTATGTCTCTGTTGCTCAGACCCTCCGTTGCATCAATGGCTTCAAGTATCAGCGCCGTTGCCATAAGCTTACTCTGGGTTTCGCAACTGAACGCCTCAGagaaatgaagatgaagatttCCGCCGCCGTCGATGGAGGGTTTGATGGAGGCGTGACGGATGAGGAATTTGAGATTCATTATCAGGAACCACCGGAGAGTTATTTGGGTAAGTTTAAAAGGAATTGGGCTCTGCATTTTGGGTTCTTGATCTTCATTTATCTCTTCATGATTTCTTCCTCTGTTGTTCTTCTCTGTTCTTGA
- the LOC127150621 gene encoding WAT1-related protein At5g64700-like, with product MVAKKPYVVAIFIQIIEAGMSLLSKAAFATGMNTYIFLFYRQVAGSLILVPLTLLLKGKEKRPLSLKQLCHVFFISLIGITLTMNAYGVAVDHTSATLGSVAFNCLPVSTFIFAVLFRMEKVNLQKAAGIAKVAGMMICVGGATILAFYKGPYLKPIISHPLFHIDKSETDITTTSQKSWLLGCFFLLVATVGWGIWFVLQAKFLMGYPHPVELMCVQTVMSVVQCFVVAIIVQRDPSEWKLGWNVRLYAVLYCGILVIGIANNAQCWVIKEKGPVFQAMMMPLNLVATIIGSQLFLAEGIYLGSVIGAILLVTSLYSVLWGKSKELVVTPTNQDPPSSPNPLPQKEAKEPTNRSQVDSTIV from the exons ATGGTTGCCAAGAAGCCTTACGTTGTTGCCATTTTCATTCAAATTATTGAAGCCGGAATGAGTTTATTGTCGAAGGCTGCCTTCGCTACCGGTATGAATACGTATATCTTCCTCTTCTATCGTCAAGTTGCTGGCAGTCTCATCTTAGTACCACTAACTTTACTTTTAAAGGG GAAAGAGAAGAGGCCATTGTCTCTAAAACAGCTCTGCCATGTTTTCTTCATTTCATTGATAGG GATAACACTTACAATGAATGCTTATGGAGTGGCCGTTGATCACACGTCAGCAACTCTTGGAAGTGTAGCCTTCAACTGCCTTCCTGTCTCAACCTTCATCTTCGCCGTCTTATTTAG aATGGAAAAAGTGAACTTACAGAAAGCAGCAGGGATAGCAAAAGTGGCAGGAATGATGATATGTGTGGGAGGGGCAACAATACTTGCATTCTACAAAGGACCATATCTAAAGCCAATAATATCACATCCACTTTTTCACATTGACAAATCTGAAACCGACATTACCACAACATCTCAAAAGTCATGGTTGTTAGGGTGCTTCTTTCTGCTAGTGGCTACAGTGGGGTGGGGGATTTGGTTCGTGCTTCAAGCTAAGTTCTTGATGGGTTACCCTCACCCAGTTGAACTCATGTGCGTCCAAACGGTGATGAGTGTGGTTCAGTGCTTTGTTGTGGCTATTATTGTGCAAAGAGATCCTTCGGAATGGAAATTGGGTTGGAATGTTAGACTCTATGCTGTTCTCTATTGT GGCATTTTGGTGATTGGAATTGCAAATAATGCACAATGTTGGGTAATCAAAGAAAAGGGTCCAGTCTTCCAAGCCATGATGATGCCATTGAATTTAGTTGCAACCATCATTGGTTCTCAGTTATTTTTGGCCGAAGGAATCTACTTGGGAAG TGTAATCGGTGCAATTTTGCTAGTCACAAGTCTTTACAGTGTTTTATGGGGAAAAAGCAAAGAGCTTGTGGTTACTCCTACCAACCAAGATCCACCATCGTCTCCCAATCCTCTACCACAAAAAGAGGCTAAAGAGCCCACCAATCGTTCTCAAGTTGACTCCACGATAGTCTAA